The following proteins are encoded in a genomic region of Arachis stenosperma cultivar V10309 chromosome 4, arast.V10309.gnm1.PFL2, whole genome shotgun sequence:
- the LOC130976030 gene encoding jasmonate-induced oxygenase 2-like gives MMMSCQAWPEPVVRVQALAESGLSSIPSRYIKPRSQRPTTTNTNTNTTSVAYPQVSQTEDDHSDVNINIPVIDLQSLSSGEDIALQEETLQRVAEACREWGFFQVVNHGVSHELMRNARELWREFFDQPYELKEEYANSPNTYEGYGSRLGVSKGAILDWSDYFFLHYMPPSLRNQDKWPTLPLSLRKVISEYGEEVVKLGGRMLELMSRNLGLKEDYLMNAFGGENEIGGCLRVNFYPKCPQPDLTLGLSAHSDPGGMTILLPDDFVSGLQVRKGNHWITVKPLPNAFIINVGDQIQVMSNAIYKSVEHRVIVNSNKDRVSLAFFYNPKSDLLIEPAKELVTKERPALYQPMTYDEYRLYIRMNGPCGKAQVESLTSPIR, from the exons atgatgatgagttgCCAAGCATGGCCTGAACCAGTGGTTCGTGTTCAAGCCTTAGCTGAAAGTGGCTTAAGCTCTATCCCATCCCGTTACATCAAGCCGCGCTCACAGAGACCTACCACTACCAATACCAATACCAACACAACTTCTGTGGCCTACCCACAAGTCTCTCAGACTGAGGACGATCACAGTGATGTAAATATAAATATCCCTGTGATCGACCTTCAGTCTCTATCCTCTGGGGAGGATATTGCCCTCCAGGAAGAAACTCTCCAACGCGTTGCTGAGGCGTGTCGGGAGTGGGGTTTCTTCCAGGTGGTGAACCATGGCGTTAGCCATGAGCTGATGAGGAACGCAAGGGAGCTGTGGCGCGAGTTCTTCGACCAACCATATGAGCTGAAGGAGGAGTATGCCAATTCTCCTAACACCTATGAGGGTTATGGGAGCCGTTTGGGTGTGAGTAAGGGTGCCATTTTGGATTGGAGTGACTACTTCTTCCTCCATTACATGCCTCCTTCACTTAGGAACCAAGACAAGTGGCCTACACTTCCGTTGTCCCTCAG GAAAGTAATCTCGGAATATGGAGAAGAAGTGGTGAAGCTAGGAGGAAGGATGCTGGAGTTGATGTCAAGAAACCTAGGCCTAAAAGAGGATTACCTTATGAATGCATTTGGTGGAGAGAACGAGATTGGAgggtgtttaagggttaatttcTACCCAAAATGCCCTCAACCTGACCTAACCTTAGGACTCTCAGCTCACTCAGACCCTGGCGGGATGACCATCCTTCTGCCTGATGATTTTGTGTCCGGCCTTCAAGTGCGCAAAGGAAATCATTGGATCACTGTCAAGCCTCTCCCAAATGCTTTCATCATCAACGTTGGTGACCAAATTCAg GTGATGAGCAATGCAATATACAAGAGTGTGGAGCACAGGGTTATTGTGAACTCAAACAAAGATCGTGTGTCCTTAGCCTTCTTTTACAACCCAAAAAGTGATTTGCTTATTGAACCTGCCAAAGAGCTTGTGACTAAGGAAAGGCCAGCACTCTATCAACCAATGACGTATGATGAATATAGACTTTATATTAGGATGAATGGACCTTGTGGGAAGGCCCAAGTTGAATCTTTGACTTCCCCAATTAGgtga